The Saccharolobus shibatae B12 genomic interval GTTGCCAATCCCACGGGAATAATAAAAGGTGGAGAATTAATGTTGAGATTTATGGGATGGGATAAAGCTGCTGACTTAATAGATTCTGCAATTATGGAGTCCATAAAGCAAAAGAAGGTTACACAAGATCTGGCCAGATTTATGGGTGTAAAGGCATTATCGACAACTGAATATACTGATGAACTAATATCGATAATCGATACATTATCTTAATTTTTACAGTAAATTTCCTCTGTTTCTACATCACTTTCATACCCTAATTTCTTTATTTGTCTCTCTGTGAATTTCCTCTGTTTCCAATGAAAATCATTTCCTTTTGCTTAATCTAAATTATACAAATATCTTTCTTTTTCTTTTCCTTGATCGCAATGATTCAGAGGAAATTAACAGTGTGTCTCTTTATAAATAGTACTACTATATGCAAACGTATTACTTGAGTTGCTTATAGGGTATGTCGAGTACAGAGAACGTCAGAAATTTACTGTATAACTGGGGAGTTAAATATCACTATTAACTAAAATTTTCCAGAAAATGACTACCTAAATGACGCTAATCGCTTCTATACGGTTATATTACCTCGCAATGAGAGCAAATTATTTTTAGATTCTATACTGTTAAGATTCTAACAGTTTTGAAAAGATTAATAAGTAACTTTTTTAACCTATGTATGTGGCCACGGTTATTAGGCGTACGTTTATAAAGTCTACCCTGGCAGTTTCTTTTTCAACATCGTATTTACTGTATCTTATTGCTAGGATCTCTTTCGGATCAGGTAAACTCGCATTTATCATAGCATTGCTACAATTATATCCTTATTTTTTAATCGAGTACTTGCCTACGTTACAAGTTGTTTCGTTGTTCTTCCAATCTATTTTATTGCTTCTTTTTGCTATTTTTATTTTATTGATTACTTACATGTTATTTTCATTCTATAAATTATACAAAATGGTTAAAACCTCGATTTTGAAGTAATATTGATATAACCTGTGCTCTAGATATTACCAATACGGTCATAGGAAACAGGTTTAACAGTAGAAACATTAGAAGTGTATGTGATAAGGGAAACACTGAAAGGTGGTAAGGGTGAAGTTATAAAAAACCCTAAGGTCTTTATCGATCCGTTATCTGTATTTAAGGAAATTCCGTTCAGAGAGGATATATTAAGGGATGCTGCAATAGCCATTAGGTATTTCGTTAAGAATGAGGTCAAGTTTTCGAACTTATTTCTTGGCTTAACCGGTACTGGGAAGACCTTCGTGAGTAAATACATATATAACGAGATTGAGGAGGTTAAGAATGAGGATGAGGAATATAAGGATGTAAAACAAGCATATGTTAATTGTAGAGAAGTCGGTGGAACACCACAGGCAGTATTATCATCCTTAGCAGGCAAATTGACTGGTTTTTCAGTCCCTAAGCATGGTATTAATCTAGGTGAGTACATTGATAAGATAAAAAATGGTACTAGGAACATAAAGGCCATAATATATCTTGACGAGGTTGACACACTGGTTAAGAGAAGAGGGGGAGATATAGTACTTTATCAACTGCTTAGGTCTGATGCTAATATATCAGTTATAATGATTAGTAATGACATAAATGTTCGTGACTATATGGAGCCTAGAGTTTTATCATCCTTAGGTCCTTCAGTTATCTTTAAACCATATGACGCAGAACAACTGAAATTTATCCTTTCAAAGTACGCAGAATATGGTTTAATAAAAGGTACCTATGATGATGATATACTAGGTTATATCGCAGCTATCTCTGCTAAAGAACATGGTGATGCAAGAAAGGCAGTCAATTTACTTTTTAGAGCAGCTCAGCTAGCTTCTGGTGGGGGCATGATTAAAAAAGAGCACGTAGATAAGGCGATCGTAGATTATGAACAAGAGAGGCTTATAGAGGCCGTAAAAGCCCTTCCTTTTCATTATAAATTGGCTTTAAGAAGTCTAATAGAGTCAGAAGACGTGATGTCTGCTCACAAAATGTATACTGATCTTTGTAATAAATTTAAACAAAAACCTTTGTCGTATAGAAGATTTTCAGACATAATATCAGAATTGGATATGTTTGGGATAGTTAAGATAAGGATAGTTAATAGGGGTAGAGCTGGTGGAGTCAAGAAGTACGCTTTAGTGGAAGATAAGGAGAAGGTGTTAAGGGCACTTAATGAGACTTTTGAAGATAGTATAAGTATTGGTGATTTTGATGATGTGGGAGAAAATTAAGAGGCTAGAAGAAAGATTGTATGAACTAAGAAAGGAAATTGAGGAAGTTGAAAAAGAATTAGAAGAATTACCAAACGGACATCTTGAGGTAAAGACGATTAACGGAAATGTCTACTATTACTTAAGGTATTGGGAGGATGGTAAACTAAGAAGCAAATACATTGGCAAATTTGCTAGTGATATTAAGGAAAAACTTTCAAGGGGAGAGGAATTAAGAAGAAGATTAACACAATTAAAAGAGGAAGAAAAGAAGTTATCCAATATTATTGACAAAATAGAAAAGATTATTACTGATTATTAAACATGTCCTTATATGTACGTTTTACTTTAAGATAGTCTTAAATAAACTATTCTCTATAGATATAGAATAGTGATAGCTGTGATAATAGTATCGGCTCAAACATCGGTTTCCCAAGCGTTATCTGGGATAGCGACTAGTATTATTGACGCAATACCTTCTATAATAGTGTTTGTAATAATACTATTAATAGGTTATATAATAGCTAATATAGTATCGTATTCCATTAGGGCATTCTTAGGTAGGATTTTTAGAGAAGAACACGTTAGAGCTAGCGTTGACATAATAGCAGGTACAGTGAAGGCGTTAATCATATTAATTGCACTGTCAATAGCTCTTTCTTTTCTACAACTAGGAGCAGCTTCTGGATATGTTCAACAGATAGCTAATTATTTGCCTAAGTTAGCTGGGGCTATAGTACTCCTTACCATAGGCTTAACTCTAGTTAATATTTTAGTTGATTACATGCAGAGGCAAATAGGAGCTAAATCTCAAGATGACTTAATAACTGCCATATTTAACGTTCTGAGGTTTGGTCTATATGCCGCAATCATAACTGTTGCTGCAGCCTTAGCAATTTTTAGTGTTATACCCTATGTTGATCCTTATGTCTTTTATGCAGTAATATTAGGTGCAGTAATATTATACGCAGCATATGCCCTGATTGATAAAGTGCTAGTTCCCTTTGCGAACTCTAATCCAGACCTAGCCTATGTGGCAAATTATGGCAGATTAATATTGTATATAATTATACTACTAATTGCAATAGCCATAATAGTTGAACCCTTCGGAAACGTTACATCAATAATATACGCTTTATCATGGGGTCTAGCGATAGCTTTTGCGATAGCATTAATTCCTCTAGTTATAGCTTTAGTAAAGAAATTCTTAGCAGAAATTAAGTGATTCTTTATAACAAGCTATTTTTTAACTCTCATTTACTTATATTTTTTATGGTTGGGATTTCGTCGAAAGAACTAGAGGAACTTAAAAGTAACGGCTGGTTAATATTAGAGGATGAAAAGAAGATTAAGAAGGAATTCAAGTTTAAGGATTTTAAGCAATCAATAGATTTCTTGAAAGATATACAACCATCAGCCGATGCTTTAGATCATCACCCTGATGTTTGTGTCTATTATAATAAAGTAATAGTGGAGTTAACAACCCATGATGTGGGAGGATTAACAGATCTTGACTATAAATTAGCTATAAAAATTGATGAACTTTACAAAATGAAAACTAGCAATTTATAATACGAATTGACATGTTAAATGACAATAGCGTTTTTGTGCATTGGTCCATTAACCATACTTATCAAGATTTCAAGAAGTTAGAAAGAACTCAATACGTTCTCTTCCGCCAACCTTAACTCCTTTATTTACTTTGATTTTTAGGAAGTTTTCTAACATACTGATCTGCCCTTTCATTTTAACGTTTAGTATTTTTCCAGGAAATCTCCATATTACTTCATATGGATACTCCGTAACCTCCTCCTCATAGAAGTTTTCATAAACGTTTAATCCTTTCCTTACTTTTCCCCTAAATGTTATTATAAACTCAATAACGGGATGGGTTATATCTAAAAGGAAAATGTCTGTACTAACTACTTTAGCTCTTGTTAATCTATCGTTTATTATTATCTTTTCCTCATCTAAAAAACTCTGCATGTTTCGCTTAACTACCTCTATTTCTTTATTCACCATTTCTCTTGTTAGACTTGCGTAATAATTTTCAGGGTCATAATAATAGAAAAAAGTGTATTGTGTTACGTTACCTAACTTATCCATAACGAAATTTCCTAAGCTGAATATCGGAGTTACTTTTTCGCTCATCTTTTCCTCCTTTTCCGTCCTGTCTCTGCTTGCAAATAGGGCTGTAAAACTTCTTTTAGTGCTGGACATTCATTTAACTTTCGTTTTAACTCAGTTAGGAAACAGCATAGAGCTCCTAATCTCTCCATACTTGTAAACTTTATCGAGTTCTGTGGTCTTTCAGTTGATATTGTTAAGAATTTGGCTTGTCCAGATAATGCCTTTAAGTAGAGTCTTCCCGTAGAAGCTAATTCCGTAGTTGTCCATTTTCCCTCAGTGGATTCTGGTAATTTTATTTCATTCCAAGAAACGTTATTGCACTCAGTTTGACATTCAAATTCCTCATCTGTACTAATTAAGTCTACAACCTCTGCCTCTGCAATCTGTGCTGTAGGTGACAAGAAGTTTGATGTAGCAGTTTTCAATTCCTCTTTTTGATATGCACAACATGCCAGAGTTTGTAATTCATCTACCATTTCAAAATCTCTTAGATTTATGTTATTTGTCCCTCTTACAGTGGATATTGTGAGTAATGTAAGTGAATTAGGAAGCATGAGTACTTCAAATTTGAAATAATTTGAATCAGCTATTCTTATAATATAGGTTTTGTTTTCTTCATTAGCTAACTTTCTAAAACTTTCGAATTTCTCTCGAAGGAGATTTGACTCACAGTTAGGTACAAGAAATGAGAAACCTCTTATTTCCCTTATTGACTTCGTTGAACACTTCATCGTGTATATTATACACTATTAAGGTATTTAACTTTAAGAGCTATCCAGCTCGTTAGCTTTTCGAATATCAGCATAGGCTTCATCTTCCCTTCCTAATTTCATTAGAGATTTAGCTCTCCTTACGTATGCACTTCTATATAATGGATTGATATTGATTGTTTTAGAGTACATATCCACTGCTTCTTGTAATAATCCCCTACTTTCCTTTAATTCTCCTAAACTAAAGTATACTTCTGCATAGTATGGGTTTAGATTAATTGCCATTTCCAAATCACTTTCTGCTTCCTTATAGTTTCCTAATCCTCTTTGAGCCAAAGCCCTATAAAAGTACAATTCAGCGTCAGTAGGATATTTCTCAATTGCAAAACTTAAGTCAATTATTGCATCATTATATCTACCTAATTTAAGTTCCGAGATCCCCCTTATCTTATATACTAAAGGATCCTCATCTTCTATAGTCTTAATCTCATCTAGGGCTTTTTCGTAATTTTCCAATTTTAAATAAATCAGTCCTCTTAGTTTACTAGACTCCTTCGAATTATCATCTAAATATGTTAGTGCATCTCTATAAAGTCCTTGAGCTATGAGTACTTTTGCCATTCCAATTTTATCTTCGGCCTTCTGAAAATTCTCGTAAGCCTCTTGTAGTTTCCCTAATTCAAAGAGTATTTTCCCTTTTAGGGAGTAAGCTTCCTTTAGATTTGGATCCTGTGTGATTAACTCATCTAATAATTTTAATGCGTAATTTAAGTTCCTGTTTTTATATTGGGTATAAGCTTCTTTTAGGCTCATACTCTCACTTAATATATCAATTAATCTTTTTGGTAAAATAAGCATTTTATACGATCTTGCACACTTCATTACGGTTAACCAGTTACAAACAATCATGTAATAAGACAAAGGTTTGGTACGTTCTTAACTTAAGATTGAATTTACTCTTAGGCTACAGTCTGAAAGTAATCATCAGAACCGAGTTCGTTCTTCATCAGTCAAGATACGCCAGGCTCATCATATAATCCAGTGCTTACACACTCATTTCCCCATCCTCTCATTAGCCCTTCTCTAATTATTTTTAGGTACTCTTCGCTTGGTTTCTCTCTATCCTCTTTGTGGCTAGAGACGTAGGCATATGCAAAATACTCCTTCCCATTTCTATCGTAAACTTTCACAACTTCTCTAATATACTTTATTAGGTGTTGTTCAGCTTTATCTAAGGAGTTTAAAGTATGAAGAAATACCTTTTGCAAATATCCACATATTACGCCGTTTTCGTCTTCTATTAGGTTTGCGCAATAACCGTATTTGCAAGGTATGTTAAATATCAGCCTATAGCCTTTCATATAGGCTGGAATTTCACTTAACATTATGTCAACTCCACGCTGACGTAAAATCTTCTCATTAGTATTTTCAGCATATGCAAAATAGTTCACAATTATGGGCATTCCGCTCCACGCTGAGTAATCACCGTCTTCTATTTTCTCCATATCGTTAGCTATTTCTCTGTTGTATCTGTAAAAATATACATTATCTAAGTAATATTTTCTTTTCTGATCAAAATATACCCTAGTTTTTTCTCTTACATATAAGTCATCTGCGGATCCTTTATAATCCTCTACCTCATCAAGTAATTTAATTAGATTTTCATCTATCTCATAAACTTCTCCCCAAACTATACCATCACCTTTAATTACACCTGGGTAATTTCCTAAATCGTACATTTCATAACCTTCTATATAACCTAAGCCTATAAACCTTGATTTAGCTACTAGATGATTTAGCTCGAAACCATATCTTAAACTTCCATATACGAATAGGTACATAACTATTCACCTAA includes:
- a CDS encoding mechanosensitive ion channel family protein → MIAVIIVSAQTSVSQALSGIATSIIDAIPSIIVFVIILLIGYIIANIVSYSIRAFLGRIFREEHVRASVDIIAGTVKALIILIALSIALSFLQLGAASGYVQQIANYLPKLAGAIVLLTIGLTLVNILVDYMQRQIGAKSQDDLITAIFNVLRFGLYAAIITVAAALAIFSVIPYVDPYVFYAVILGAVILYAAYALIDKVLVPFANSNPDLAYVANYGRLILYIIILLIAIAIIVEPFGNVTSIIYALSWGLAIAFAIALIPLVIALVKKFLAEIK
- a CDS encoding Cdc6/Cdc18 family protein, with product MYVIRETLKGGKGEVIKNPKVFIDPLSVFKEIPFREDILRDAAIAIRYFVKNEVKFSNLFLGLTGTGKTFVSKYIYNEIEEVKNEDEEYKDVKQAYVNCREVGGTPQAVLSSLAGKLTGFSVPKHGINLGEYIDKIKNGTRNIKAIIYLDEVDTLVKRRGGDIVLYQLLRSDANISVIMISNDINVRDYMEPRVLSSLGPSVIFKPYDAEQLKFILSKYAEYGLIKGTYDDDILGYIAAISAKEHGDARKAVNLLFRAAQLASGGGMIKKEHVDKAIVDYEQERLIEAVKALPFHYKLALRSLIESEDVMSAHKMYTDLCNKFKQKPLSYRRFSDIISELDMFGIVKIRIVNRGRAGGVKKYALVEDKEKVLRALNETFEDSISIGDFDDVGEN
- a CDS encoding 4a-hydroxytetrahydrobiopterin dehydratase, which produces MVGISSKELEELKSNGWLILEDEKKIKKEFKFKDFKQSIDFLKDIQPSADALDHHPDVCVYYNKVIVELTTHDVGGLTDLDYKLAIKIDELYKMKTSNL
- a CDS encoding gamma-glutamylcyclotransferase, whose amino-acid sequence is MYLFVYGSLRYGFELNHLVAKSRFIGLGYIEGYEMYDLGNYPGVIKGDGIVWGEVYEIDENLIKLLDEVEDYKGSADDLYVREKTRVYFDQKRKYYLDNVYFYRYNREIANDMEKIEDGDYSAWSGMPIIVNYFAYAENTNEKILRQRGVDIMLSEIPAYMKGYRLIFNIPCKYGYCANLIEDENGVICGYLQKVFLHTLNSLDKAEQHLIKYIREVVKVYDRNGKEYFAYAYVSSHKEDREKPSEEYLKIIREGLMRGWGNECVSTGLYDEPGVS
- a CDS encoding tetratricopeptide repeat protein, with amino-acid sequence MKCARSYKMLILPKRLIDILSESMSLKEAYTQYKNRNLNYALKLLDELITQDPNLKEAYSLKGKILFELGKLQEAYENFQKAEDKIGMAKVLIAQGLYRDALTYLDDNSKESSKLRGLIYLKLENYEKALDEIKTIEDEDPLVYKIRGISELKLGRYNDAIIDLSFAIEKYPTDAELYFYRALAQRGLGNYKEAESDLEMAINLNPYYAEVYFSLGELKESRGLLQEAVDMYSKTININPLYRSAYVRRAKSLMKLGREDEAYADIRKANELDSS